A single region of the Vicia villosa cultivar HV-30 ecotype Madison, WI linkage group LG4, Vvil1.0, whole genome shotgun sequence genome encodes:
- the LOC131595054 gene encoding translation machinery-associated protein 22: MAEKPQPVRVLYCQVCSLPPEYCEFGSDFDKCKPWLIQNVPDLYPNLLNDEKEADKVADKLQATGISTASSAGAASSGKPEEVKRLPGGKIKKKDKQEVIIEKVVRNKRKSITTVKGLELFGVKLSDASKKLGKKFATGASVVKGPTEKEQIDVQGDISYDIVEFITDTWPDVPERAIFFIEDGKKVPAA, from the exons ATGGCAGAAAAACCTCAACCGGTTCGGGTATTATACTGCCAGGTTTGCAGTTTACCCCCCGAGTATTGCGAATTCGGATCCGATTTCGATAAATGCAAACCCTGGTTGATCCAAAACGTACCCGATTTATACCCTAATCTTCTTAATG ATGAGAAGGAAGCTGATAAAGTTGCTGATAAGTTACAAGCTACTGGTATATCTACTGCTTCTAGTGCTGGTGCTGCTTCTTcag GGAAGCCAGAAGAGGTCAAACGCCTTCCAGGTGGGAAGATAAAGAAGAAG GACAAGCAAGAGGTTATAATTGAGAAGGTTGTACGTAACAAACGAAAATCTATCACCACTGTTAAAGGCTTGGAACTTTTTG GTGTCAAGCTCAGTGATGCTTCAAAAAAACTTGGCAAAAAGTTTGCTACAGGAGCTTCTGTCGTCAAG GGCCCAACTGAGAAAGAACAAATTGATGTTCAAGGGGATATATCTTATGACATTGTGGAGTTCATTACAGATACATGGCCTGAT GTTCCGGAAAGAGCAATTTTCTTTATAGAAGACGGGAAGAAGGTTCCAGCTGCTTga
- the LOC131595053 gene encoding pathogen-associated molecular patterns-induced protein A70-like, with protein sequence MGEADSVSAYDMIVSWLISPSCIFLFVNLVIGTIFITSRFAAQRKNQPDSLQQVVPTSSFFDRVASFGLGCCKFKPPATSVESQVEPVQNQDLDGLNHAITSTELDQVKSIDTDLCETGTENLIQNPLPRAPSLLERLMSGNFGRLKSVKVEDEKKIGSEMEEEEVDAKADDFIKRFKQQLRLERLDSILRYRDVLHRRS encoded by the coding sequence ATGGGTGAAGCAGATTCAGTTTCAGCATATGATATGATTGTAAGTTGGCTTATAAGCCCCTCCTGTATATTCCTATTTGTAAACCTTGTCATTGGCACCATTTTTATTACCTCTCGTTTCGCCGCTCAGAGAAAGAATCAACCCGACTCGCTACAGCAAGTAGTCCCTACGTCGTCGTTTTTTGATCGAGTGGCGTCGTTTGGACTCGGTTGCTGTAAATTTAAACCACCAGCAACATCGGTAGAAAGTCAGGTTGAGCCGGTTCAAAATCAAGACTTGGACGGGCTAAATCACGCTATTACTTCGACCGAGTTGGATCAGGTTAAGTCTATTGACACGGACCTTTGTGAAACAGGCACGGAAAATTTGATCCAGAATCCGCTACCAAGAGCTCCTTCGCTCTTGGAGCGGCTCATGTCGGGGAATTTTGGCCGGTTGAAGTCTGTAAAGGTGGAGGATGAGAAGAAAATTGGATCAGAAATGGAAGAGGAGGAAGTGGATGCAAAGGCTGATGATTTTATAAAAAGGTTTAAGCAGCAACTTAGATTGGAAAGGCTTGATTCCATTTTACGTTACAGGGATGTACTTCATAGACGCTCATGA